CTGGGCAACCTGGCCCTGACGGCGCTGGCGCCACCTTATCGGCTGGAATTCCGCCGCCGCATGCCCCGCCCCAACCTAGTCGACGCCGCCGTGGCCCGGCTCACCAACCCGGACGTGGTAGTGCCGGAAATCCTGGAGCTGGGACCCGTCCGCGGGCTGGCGCCGGAAGCCAAGGTTGGCACGGTAGTGCGAAAGAGCGGCCGATCCAGCGGCCTCAATCAAGCCCAGATTTTAGCCTTGGATGCCACCCTGCGGGTTAGCCTGGGGGAAAAGGACACGGCCATCTTTGCGGGTCAACTGGTGGCCGGTCCCATGGCCCAACCTGGGGACAGCGGATCTTTGGTGGTGGATCTAGAAAACCGCGCAGTGGGGCTTTTGTTTGCCGGTTCCTACCAGGCCACCATCATCAACCCTATCCAAACCGTCCTAGATACTTTGGCTATCGAACTGGTGATGTAACACCATCATCGATACTTTCATAGTATATGGGTGCGAGCGGTAAAATCTCCGGCAACTGCCACTACCATATCCGCTCCTGAAAAAAGACCTAGCTTGAAAGGAGGGCTTCATTATGGCAGGAGGTGTAGGCTTCTTCGGCGAGCGCTGGGCGTTCATCGTGTTCCTAATTCTCATTCTTCTGCTCTTAGGAGACAGCTAAGCCAGCCGGGCAACCTAGTCTTGCTGGTGGGCGACGGAAAGGGGGATTATCCATGGGCGCATTCTGGGATCGCCGCGCGTTCGTGATATTCCTGATCCTCATCCTCTTGCTGCTAGGCGATAGCTAATCGGCCCAGGGCAGCAACTGGATGCCAAGACGGCGCCTGAGGATCACTACCATGACCGGTTTCAGGCCACGCCCCTTCTAAGGGGCGTGGCTCCCTTAAACTTGATAAGGGCGGTGAGCTAATGGCTCTAATTAACTACGACTTATTAAACCTAGTCCGCGCCGCCCAACCCTTTGCTAGCTCTAGGGGCAAAAAGGCTACTGAAATCCTTGAGAACATAGTAGCCCTCATCGAAGCCGAGCCGGGGACCAAGGCCCTTAGTTCTTTGCAGAGCCTTTGGAACAGGGAGGAGGCGGAACCTATGGACACAGTGGAAAGCCAAGGGCTTTTCGACGGTGCTCCCTTTATTCTGTTTTTGATTCTCATCCTCTTGGTGCTAGCCCATTATGGCACTTTAGAGACCAGCCAAGCCGGGGATGAGCCCCAGTCGGCAGGAAAAATCCAACCTGCCGGGCCTGGGGAAGGACCCGTCGTAGTGGCGTCTTAAACCGAGAACAAGGCGCCCAGCACTCAACTGATGGCTTGCCGGAGCTTGAGGACAACGCCTGGTCACCTCGCCGGCCGAAAATCCAGGCTCGAAGTAATAATTAAAAGATAGCCTGGCCGGGAGCTCGGTTGAGTGCTGGGCTATAGCTACATGGCCAGCTCGCCTCCGGGGCCGGGGATAACCTGGAGGATCAGCTCCTCAAACCCAGTCTGAGCATTGATGTAAACCAAGTAAGTATCGGCATCTTTGCGAGCCCGCACCTCGTAGGCGAGGACTTCTTTACCCGATTCCAGAGGTATGAGCGAAAGCCTTACCCGCTCCGGCTTGAGGTCATCGCTAGCCCGCCTTTGGGCTTCGGCAGCGGTAAGGGTAGGGGCGGGCAGCTTCCGGGCATGATGAGCCATTAGGTAGCCCTGGGCGTCGAATCCTACCACCCGGCCATCGTCTAAGGACACCTTGACCTTAATCAAGTCGGGATAGATCACCACTCCATTCTCCCTGGGAACCAAAGAGATGACTTGCAGGTTGCCCTGGCGCATGCTAAATGTTGGCTCCATATTCTTAAAGCCCCGGGCAGCTAAGAATGCCTGGGCTCGCCTTTGGGCTTCGGCCGCGTCGATGCTGGCTTTGGCCGCCGGGCGGTTGGACAAAGCCCACACCACTTGACCGCCCTTGCGGGCCACATCCACGTTGATGGTCTCCCCCCGGGCAGTGTCGGTGAAGGTAATGGCAAAGGCAGGAATCTTCCCCTCCACCCGGCGCACCTCGGTAATCCGGTAGGAAGCCGGGTTGGGTACGTCCAGAAACCGCCTGGCAGCATCTTCGGCCTGGGCTTGGTTGATTTCCGGCCCGGTCAGCCCCAAGGGAGTGCGCCGCTCCAGGTGGTCGGAGAAGGGGCCATCATAGACTAAAGAGGGAAGTTCCTGCATTCTTTGGTCGATATTCTGGAAACTCTCATCCGAGCCCGATGGAGGAGGATTGGGCACGTTTTCACCGGCCCGCGCCTGAGCCGGCACCGATTGGCCTGGGGGCATGGGGGCAAGCCTCCCCCGTCCACCGAATAGCGGCGACACCGGGATCACGTTGCTGGACCACCGGTAGCCTTTGGCCATCATGTCCTGGTCAATGGCATGCAGGCTTTGGCTAAGCTTCTTCATTTCCCCTTGCAGCCGGGCCAGCTCGTCGAGCTGGTGAGAGCTGACCTCCTGACCGCGGATGCCAGCCTCGGCTAGAGAGTAGCTGTAGTCACCCACCTGGGCCAAGAATTTACGGGTGGCCGATAAATTCAATTCCTTTATGGGCAATTGAGAAAGGGCACTTTGGGCATCCAAAGAGCGGTTCCAGACCTGGCTCAAATAGAGGCTGCGGCGTTCTGGAGTCGCAGAGGCTAGGCCTTTGCCCAAGAGAGTCTGGCTTTGATCCACGTAGTTAATGAGGTTGTGAAAATCTCGCTGATAGTTAGCTTCCAGAGCATATCCTAAGGTGGATTTGGCTTGGGACTGCTGCCAGCCCCAACCCAATAAAACCAAAGCTATGGCCGCTAATCCCACAATCGCCCAATTGCGCCAATCGGCCCATTTTCCGGCTAACCGGAAACCGCCACCATTTAGTCCGCCACGTTCCGCGCTCAAGTTTTCGCCTCCTATTTCAGGTTATTAGGCAGTCGCTGCCTATAAGGGTTACAGGGCAAAGACGTGCCTGCCGATCTGGGTTATGATGGTCCGGGTCCAGATCCAGGCGCTCACAGGTTTGGCTGGGTTCCAGAAAAACAGGGAGCCATAAGTAGGATCCCACCCATTCAGGGCATCACGAGCCGCATTGAGGGCATCGGCAGACAGGTTGACTTCCCAGATCCGGCCGTTCATGACGCTCTCGAAAGCAAAGGGCTGGTAGATCACTTCAGGAATAGTGCTGGGAAAAGCGGGGCTTTTGACCCGGTTGAGAATCACCGCTGCTATCCCCACCCGCCCAGCGTACGGCTCTCCTTCGGCTTCGGCTTCTACCACCCGAGCCAAGAGCCACTCATTGTCAATCCAGGGGCCAACTACCCCCGCCTGGGCTGGCCATGAAGGCTCAAAGCCAGGGTCGGCTGCTGGAGCTGCTGGGACCGCCGGGGCTGCCTCGATCATTGGCCCCATTTTTCGCCCACTATCGCCCAGTGGAAATGGGACCAGCCCCAGGGCGCTGCCTAGGCTCAAGCTTATCTTCAAACCAGGCCTAGCCAGCCAACCAACCTCAGGGGTCCGGCTAAAAACCAAATGTCCAGCTTGTACCACGGCGGGGATGGCCGGATCTTCGACCGGATCGATAGCTGCCTCTCCCCCGCCCGCAGTTGCCCAGGCCGAGGCCGCTACCAACATGGATAGCAAGCCTAGAAATAAGTTTCGCTTCCAGCGTCTACCGCCTTTTATCACCGTAATCACCTCCAAGATCTCGGCTTTTATTTTTTTCCTGCTAGGGCCGGTTTATACCGCCCCCGGCAAAAATGGGCAATACAACTTAGGCAACCGCCGCCTGCATCTGGAATAGGATGTAGAGGATTCCCCAAGGAGGTCGGCCGGATGGCCAATAGCCTGTTGGACAGCTTAAACGAGCTTCTTGACCGCCAGAACCAGCGCTCCATGGACACCCCAAGCCTGATTGCGCTGGTAGGGATGTTTGCTTTGATCAGCATCGTCAGCCTGCTTCGGGAGGGAGCTACCCCCTCCGCTGGCGACCGCGGCTCGGGGGCGCTCCTAGATATGTTGGGCAGCCTCTTGTCCCATGAGGCTGGCTCCGATAAAGGCGGAGGCCAGGACCGCTCCGCCCTCCTTAAGGGTTTAGCCAGCGCCCTGGGCAAGAACCCGGCCGCTTTGGCCAGCTTGGCCAACCTGCTGGCCGGCTCCAGTATGGGCAGCGCCGCAGGGGCAAGCTCCGGCGGCTCCGGCTCAGGATCCGGCAGTTCGGGCTTGGGAAGCACCGACAGCTCCGGCTCAGGTCGGTTCGGCAGTTCCAGCTCAGGCAGCGCTGGTGGCACAGCTGGCACCAAGGATGCCGGGTCTACTAACCCCCCCAACCCCCCCCCCCTTCCCCGGCCCCGCCCCTCCAGCTAAGCAGAAGAGGAGATAGCCTACAGTTAGGTCAGCCACGACAGGGGAGCCGGGCTATGTTATAATCAACCTAGGCAATTGAAACCGGGAGTTGGGGGAATTGAAGCCAGGAGCTAGGCCAGTTGCCGCTCCCACGCTACTGGGGAGCGGCCTAGTTTTGCTTTCTACCTTGGCCCTAAGCACTGAAGCCGTCCTAGCCAAGCTGGCCTATGCCGGGGGTGCCAGCGCATCTAGCGTCTTGGCTATGCGCTTCAGCCTTTCCACCTTATGCTTCTGGTTGCTCCAGGTCCGGGCGCCGCTAGGCATGCCAACCTCCCGCCTATCCGGCCGAGAAGGGCTGAAACTTCTCCTCCTAGGATGCGCCGGACAAGGCGTTACCGTAGTCTTGTTGTTTCACTCCTTTCGCTACATATCAGCGGCTATGGCCATCCTGTTTCTCTATATCTACCCGGTCGTGTCCAACTTGGCGGCCCACTTCTTGCTACGGGAAACCTTGACGGCAAGAAAGATCTTGGCCCTGGTGCTGGTCTTAACCGGGTGCCTGCTCATCCTGGCCGCCCCAGGCAGCCCCCAACCGGATAACCCAGCCGGGCTAGATTGGCGGGGCGCCATTATGGCCTTGGGCGCCGGGGTAATTAATGGCCTCTTCCTGGTAATTGGTGCCAAGGCGGTGGAGACGATACCAGTAATTACCTTTAACGCCTATGTCACCACCGGGGTGTGGCTTACAGCCTTAATTAGCGGATGGCTGGCTGGCGACCTAGGGCTGGGCTTCTCAATCAGCGCCTGGGTAAGCATCCTGGCCATGACCACCTTTACCGTCATTGCTTCCCTGGCTATGTTTGCCGGGGTGCGCTACATCGGCGCCTCCAGCACCTCCATCATCAGCACTTTGGAGCCAGCTGCCACCGCTCTATGGGCCTACCTGGTGCTTGGGGAAACCATCACTCTCCGGCAAGCCCTAGGCGGCCTGGTAGTGCTGGCGGGAATCTTATTTTCCTTCTCCAACTCTTACCGATCCGCTCATCCCTACCCCAGCCCCTGATACCTCAGCTTGGGCTTCATCTCAGGCCCCGGCGAGCTTTACGGCCAATTGGGCGTCCATGCCTGTGGCCGGCTCCCCCAGCACTCAAGTGCCAGCAGACCACAGACTCTAAGCAACCTACTACCTGCCTAAGGTGGACACCATACCTGGATTCGTGAGTTGAGTGCT
This genomic stretch from Clostridia bacterium harbors:
- the ypeB gene encoding germination protein YpeB; its protein translation is MSAERGGLNGGGFRLAGKWADWRNWAIVGLAAIALVLLGWGWQQSQAKSTLGYALEANYQRDFHNLINYVDQSQTLLGKGLASATPERRSLYLSQVWNRSLDAQSALSQLPIKELNLSATRKFLAQVGDYSYSLAEAGIRGQEVSSHQLDELARLQGEMKKLSQSLHAIDQDMMAKGYRWSSNVIPVSPLFGGRGRLAPMPPGQSVPAQARAGENVPNPPPSGSDESFQNIDQRMQELPSLVYDGPFSDHLERRTPLGLTGPEINQAQAEDAARRFLDVPNPASYRITEVRRVEGKIPAFAITFTDTARGETINVDVARKGGQVVWALSNRPAAKASIDAAEAQRRAQAFLAARGFKNMEPTFSMRQGNLQVISLVPRENGVVIYPDLIKVKVSLDDGRVVGFDAQGYLMAHHARKLPAPTLTAAEAQRRASDDLKPERVRLSLIPLESGKEVLAYEVRARKDADTYLVYINAQTGFEELILQVIPGPGGELAM
- a CDS encoding cell wall hydrolase produces the protein MGPMIEAAPAVPAAPAADPGFEPSWPAQAGVVGPWIDNEWLLARVVEAEAEGEPYAGRVGIAAVILNRVKSPAFPSTIPEVIYQPFAFESVMNGRIWEVNLSADALNAARDALNGWDPTYGSLFFWNPAKPVSAWIWTRTIITQIGRHVFAL
- a CDS encoding EamA family transporter, which translates into the protein MKPGARPVAAPTLLGSGLVLLSTLALSTEAVLAKLAYAGGASASSVLAMRFSLSTLCFWLLQVRAPLGMPTSRLSGREGLKLLLLGCAGQGVTVVLLFHSFRYISAAMAILFLYIYPVVSNLAAHFLLRETLTARKILALVLVLTGCLLILAAPGSPQPDNPAGLDWRGAIMALGAGVINGLFLVIGAKAVETIPVITFNAYVTTGVWLTALISGWLAGDLGLGFSISAWVSILAMTTFTVIASLAMFAGVRYIGASSTSIISTLEPAATALWAYLVLGETITLRQALGGLVVLAGILFSFSNSYRSAHPYPSP